One window of Anaerohalosphaeraceae bacterium genomic DNA carries:
- the sppA gene encoding signal peptide peptidase SppA: MDFNNYKPVEPSASAPIPTAIPLQSPPPPSPPPPPRKKGIVWKIFWGIVLVLSILTNLLLLAALGGMAALLSSTAFRGVERQFEESVLIEGPRHQTLAVLNLKDIIDETASEQVRKQLEQAANDTSIRGIIVRIISPGGYVSSSDQIYNEIKRFRERTGKPAVAFMQSVAASGGYYSAVACDKIVAEPTVITGSIGVILSHLVIQDLLEQKLGINPVVVKSGEKKDWPSLFHRTTEEQTAYLKEKLIQPAFERFLEVVCEGRRDVLTPEEVRRLADGSIYPAPEALQKRLIDQIGYLHDAVAVTEQLAGIQGSRVIEYKERFAFWDLLAAQGKTSFKFDTKTLHQWTTPQLMYLWDGRP, from the coding sequence ATGGATTTTAATAATTATAAACCGGTAGAACCGTCGGCGTCGGCCCCAATCCCGACGGCAATTCCCCTGCAGTCTCCCCCTCCCCCTTCGCCTCCGCCTCCTCCGCGCAAAAAAGGAATCGTCTGGAAAATCTTCTGGGGAATTGTGCTGGTCCTCTCCATCCTGACCAATCTGCTCCTTTTGGCGGCTTTAGGGGGAATGGCAGCACTCCTTTCCTCTACGGCTTTTCGAGGGGTCGAGCGGCAATTTGAAGAATCCGTCCTCATTGAGGGCCCCCGACACCAAACTCTGGCTGTCCTTAATCTCAAAGATATAATTGACGAGACCGCCAGTGAACAGGTCCGCAAACAGCTTGAACAGGCCGCCAATGACACCTCTATTCGGGGGATTATTGTCCGAATCATCAGCCCGGGCGGGTATGTTTCCTCCAGCGACCAGATTTACAATGAAATCAAACGCTTTCGGGAACGGACCGGCAAACCTGCCGTTGCTTTTATGCAGTCTGTGGCGGCCTCCGGCGGGTATTACTCCGCAGTCGCCTGTGACAAGATAGTCGCTGAACCAACCGTCATCACCGGCTCTATCGGCGTGATTCTGAGCCATCTGGTGATTCAGGACCTGCTGGAGCAAAAACTCGGCATCAATCCGGTGGTTGTCAAAAGCGGCGAAAAGAAAGACTGGCCCAGTCTTTTCCATCGAACGACGGAAGAACAAACCGCCTACCTGAAGGAAAAACTGATTCAGCCCGCCTTTGAGCGGTTTCTCGAAGTCGTCTGCGAAGGCCGACGGGATGTCTTAACTCCCGAAGAGGTACGGCGTCTGGCCGACGGCAGCATCTATCCTGCACCGGAAGCCCTCCAGAAGCGGCTGATTGATCAAATCGGCTACCTGCACGATGCCGTCGCCGTCACGGAACAATTGGCCGGAATTCAGGGTTCCCGCGTCATTGAATACAAAGAGCGGTTTGCCTTCTGGGACCTGCTGGCCGCACAGGGAAAAACTTCATTCAAATTCGACACGAAAACTCTTCACCAATGGACCACTCCTCAACTAATGTATCTATGGGACGGAAGACCCTAA